Proteins encoded together in one Desulfosporosinus meridiei DSM 13257 window:
- a CDS encoding cache domain-containing protein: MHSLKHQIIILLLGSLIVLATSLIFGLGWHLKHRAVDAAIVKAKTDLTTCMEIIDLKTPGSWQVKEGLLYKGDTQISHQTELVDYLAELTGDTVTLFLGDTRVATTVRSTNGERAIGTKVSDAVAQTVLKDGQIYLGEANVVGQLYQTAYEPIRDSNGDIVGIFYVGISKNYTQAFIVNSLTLLAGFGLGITSIVALATWFFIQRVIINPLRDITLATRDVATGHAAEKVDITGPKEIGDLAVAFNQMVERLGDIADEMSKATMSRDLQVDNSSALNKADEPELNMTEDPKNSWKFDQQSLPKGLNQLTLMQILSFMCETRELVSAENVAEGVNLTRVTVRRYLEFLEQHGALTTELKYGTVGRPVKLFQPVPNLSVTDID; the protein is encoded by the coding sequence TTGCACTCACTAAAACATCAAATTATTATACTTCTGCTGGGGTCGCTAATTGTCCTCGCGACGAGCTTGATTTTTGGCTTAGGTTGGCATTTGAAGCATCGTGCAGTGGATGCTGCTATTGTCAAAGCTAAAACTGATTTAACAACATGCATGGAAATTATTGATTTAAAGACCCCAGGTTCTTGGCAAGTAAAAGAGGGACTTCTGTACAAAGGAGATACTCAAATATCCCATCAAACAGAACTTGTCGATTATTTAGCAGAACTAACCGGCGACACCGTGACTTTATTTCTCGGCGATACTCGAGTCGCTACAACTGTACGCAGTACCAATGGGGAGAGAGCGATAGGGACAAAAGTCTCGGATGCAGTGGCCCAGACTGTCTTGAAAGATGGGCAGATCTACTTGGGTGAAGCGAATGTTGTTGGTCAGCTTTATCAAACGGCTTATGAACCCATTCGTGATAGCAATGGAGATATTGTTGGGATTTTTTATGTGGGCATTTCAAAAAACTATACTCAAGCCTTCATTGTTAATTCGCTAACCTTGTTAGCAGGGTTTGGCTTAGGAATTACTTCCATTGTTGCCTTAGCGACTTGGTTCTTTATCCAAAGAGTAATTATTAATCCACTCCGTGACATAACCCTGGCCACACGTGATGTGGCTACCGGGCACGCTGCCGAGAAAGTTGATATCACCGGCCCCAAAGAGATTGGAGATCTGGCAGTTGCCTTTAACCAAATGGTTGAAAGACTAGGGGATATCGCAGATGAAATGAGTAAAGCCACCATGTCTAGAGACTTACAAGTTGATAATTCTTCTGCGCTAAATAAGGCGGATGAGCCAGAATTAAATATGACTGAAGATCCAAAGAATAGCTGGAAATTTGATCAACAAAGTTTACCTAAAGGACTAAATCAACTTACTTTAATGCAAATCCTTTCATTTATGTGCGAGACAAGGGAACTGGTATCGGCTGAAAACGTCGCCGAAGGGGTAAACCTAACAAGAGTAACTGTTCGAAGATACTTAGAGTTTCTAGAACAACATGGAGCTTTGACAACAGAGTTAAAATACGGAACAGTGGGAAGACCTGTAAAATTATTTCAACCGGTACCTAATCTAAGTGTTACTGATATTGATTAA
- a CDS encoding alpha/beta-type small acid-soluble spore protein produces MAGERNSNQPAAKGASQQLDQFKYEVANEMGLQLGGDRTSRENGSVGGMMTKRMIQFAEEHLKGGSKI; encoded by the coding sequence ATGGCAGGAGAAAGAAACAGTAATCAACCAGCAGCTAAGGGCGCTTCACAACAATTGGATCAATTCAAATATGAAGTGGCAAATGAAATGGGCCTTCAATTAGGCGGTGACCGTACCAGCCGCGAAAACGGTTCTGTCGGCGGTATGATGACCAAACGTATGATTCAGTTTGCTGAGGAACATCTTAAAGGCGGAAGCAAAATCTAA
- a CDS encoding YbjN domain-containing protein — translation MSLFKVLYEILSQNGWEFDFDNKNEIIRLEIRGINTDFNAFLFVDEEQESLLCNTHINQKIPPSKRLEVCDFMSRVNYELVNGNFEMDMDNGEIRYRTYLDLADAKPSQDQILNVVWNGVLGFDTYYPGLMKLVYGDYSAEEAVAFCIEDS, via the coding sequence ATGTCCTTATTTAAGGTGCTCTATGAGATTCTGAGTCAAAACGGTTGGGAGTTTGATTTTGACAATAAAAACGAAATCATTCGGCTGGAGATTCGAGGCATAAATACAGATTTTAACGCTTTTCTTTTTGTAGACGAAGAGCAAGAATCACTGCTTTGCAATACCCATATTAATCAAAAAATCCCTCCTTCTAAAAGACTTGAAGTATGTGATTTCATGAGTCGGGTTAATTACGAGTTAGTCAATGGCAACTTTGAAATGGACATGGATAACGGTGAGATAAGGTACCGTACATACCTAGATCTTGCTGACGCCAAACCCTCTCAAGATCAAATACTAAATGTTGTCTGGAACGGGGTATTAGGATTTGATACTTATTACCCAGGCTTAATGAAGCTGGTATATGGGGATTACAGTGCCGAAGAAGCCGTCGCTTTTTGCATTGAAGATAGTTAA
- a CDS encoding 4Fe-4S dicluster domain-containing protein, with amino-acid sequence MTRKMVFVDTSKCTGCKACTVACKEWNELPAEKTQLLTSYQTQKNFTSKTWTYMTFIEKYENETMNWLMRKAQCFHCADPACLKACSSGAITQTESGYVVINQDKCIGCGYCVENCPFGVPKVDPVKKKSSKCTGCIDRVENNLLPACVQTCQPGALAFGERDAMLVQGKKRLAEVQKTHPKAQFYGEKEMGGMTYLYLLLDSPEVYGLPANPTVPLSLTLWKDVVRPVGSVAVGGAAAAVVLGVFANLLRGNYKEGGKD; translated from the coding sequence ATGACAAGAAAAATGGTTTTTGTCGACACTTCCAAATGTACTGGGTGCAAAGCTTGCACTGTGGCCTGCAAGGAATGGAACGAGCTTCCGGCGGAGAAAACCCAACTGCTTACCAGTTATCAAACTCAAAAAAATTTCACTTCGAAGACCTGGACGTACATGACCTTTATCGAAAAGTATGAAAACGAAACAATGAATTGGTTAATGCGTAAGGCTCAATGCTTCCACTGCGCAGACCCTGCTTGTCTGAAGGCCTGTTCTTCCGGTGCTATTACTCAGACGGAATCCGGGTATGTGGTGATTAATCAGGATAAATGTATCGGCTGTGGTTATTGTGTGGAGAACTGTCCCTTTGGGGTACCGAAGGTCGACCCTGTCAAGAAAAAATCCTCCAAATGTACGGGGTGTATTGATCGGGTTGAAAATAATTTGTTGCCGGCCTGTGTGCAGACCTGTCAACCGGGTGCCTTAGCTTTTGGAGAACGTGATGCTATGTTGGTTCAAGGAAAGAAGCGTCTTGCCGAGGTTCAAAAAACCCATCCTAAGGCCCAGTTCTATGGGGAAAAGGAAATGGGCGGCATGACCTATCTTTATTTATTGCTGGACAGTCCTGAGGTTTACGGTCTCCCAGCTAACCCAACGGTTCCCCTCTCTCTAACCCTCTGGAAAGATGTGGTTCGTCCAGTAGGGAGTGTGGCAGTGGGTGGCGCGGCAGCGGCAGTAGTCCTCGGAGTTTTTGCTAACCTCTTGAGGGGAAATTATAAAGAAGGAGGGAAAGACTAA
- a CDS encoding formate dehydrogenase subunit gamma — MAPKTEAGNQAPPRIVGDRVLRFSKGERLSHWVHAVSFFVLLFTGLGVYSSLFQPAMAIVGGIHVAQVIHRISAVFFVVVVGLLFFVGNPRFHWRWLKFTFNFTKSDLQHVSAFPREFFGGHGNYPAQDKYNGGEKINSLITIFGTIFVTLSGVVMWWAPHFPPSLVRWAYPVHDLSVFIMTAAAIGHIYLGLLHPDSRVAMSGMLNGYVSKRFAKAHHAQWYERLKNEQQNL, encoded by the coding sequence ATGGCTCCTAAAACTGAAGCAGGAAATCAAGCACCTCCAAGAATTGTTGGAGACCGGGTTTTGCGATTTAGTAAAGGTGAACGCCTGAGTCATTGGGTTCATGCCGTTTCTTTCTTTGTTTTGCTTTTTACCGGACTGGGAGTTTACAGTTCTTTATTTCAACCTGCCATGGCTATTGTCGGGGGAATACATGTTGCTCAGGTGATTCACCGAATATCAGCTGTTTTCTTTGTAGTGGTGGTGGGATTACTTTTCTTTGTCGGAAACCCAAGATTTCATTGGCGTTGGTTAAAATTTACCTTTAATTTTACAAAATCAGATTTGCAACATGTTAGTGCCTTCCCTAGAGAGTTTTTCGGCGGGCACGGCAACTATCCGGCCCAAGATAAGTACAATGGAGGAGAAAAAATTAATTCCTTGATCACCATCTTTGGTACCATATTCGTGACTCTTAGTGGGGTTGTCATGTGGTGGGCACCACATTTTCCGCCCAGCTTAGTCCGATGGGCTTACCCGGTTCATGATCTTTCGGTGTTTATCATGACGGCCGCTGCCATCGGACATATATACTTAGGCCTCTTACATCCGGATTCCCGAGTTGCTATGTCCGGCATGCTCAATGGTTATGTATCCAAAAGGTTTGCCAAGGCACATCATGCTCAGTGGTATGAAAGACTGAAAAATGAGCAGCAGAATCTCTGA
- a CDS encoding heavy metal translocating P-type ATPase: MMEQANREGKEIKIYGMSCQHCVNHVTKILEKFPSVEQVQVSLADSKATFTWEPSQVNLEDVQKEIEEGGYSLEPLAVELEPEDPDDLEQIKPGNSARDDEHKESVETKGESSIIDPKLQFRITGMTCANCALTIEKGLRNLPGVKSAAVNFASEKLTVEADPKVFKDEDLLAKIKDLGYSAQSADEGKQQFKVSGMTCANCALAIEKKLKGTSGVYSVAVNLASETVTVEFDSSAVTLQEIFAQVRDAGYTPIENPDENQDDRTALRQRNWLFFSAILSLPIMPLMFLPMSRPIMYTMLILATIVQFTAGWTFYRGAYHALKNRSANMDVLVALGITAAYGYSLMTTIHMFIPAVFFEGPNFFDTSALLITFVRFGKYLEAKAKGRAGQALKKLLELQADKAHLWVDGVVKEVSASDLKIGDITLVKSGERIPLDGEIIEGQASIDESMLTGESIPIDKSVGDQVIGATINRSGSIKVRTTKTGKDTVLSGIIRMVEDAQGVKPPIQRLADVISNYFVPTVVGLSLLTFVIWYVIFQSTFVFAFTAAIAVLVIACPCALGLATPTAIMVGSGVGLNRGILFKTAAVLEGIAKLQAIGFDKTGTLTKGTPEVTDIVAYGDFTEKDILRIAAAGENPSIHPLAQAVVAKSKLEELKIENVENYREEAGYGVTCSYQGKTLLIGNIKLMDLQGVDIGESEQDFRRLAESGRTTSFIALDGKVIGLIALADVIKESTIEAIKRLHNLGLKTFMITGDNKKVANVVGEQVGIDEVIAEILPQDKISIIKKYQDQGYKVAMVGDGINDAPALAQADIGIAIGSGTDVAKETGDVVLVRNDLLDVERAIRLGRKTLGKIKQNLFWALIYNVIGIPIAAGVLYPITGELLPPEWAGLAMAFSSVSVVTSSILLRRFDRQLEG; this comes from the coding sequence ATGATGGAACAAGCAAACCGCGAAGGTAAAGAGATTAAGATATATGGCATGAGCTGTCAGCATTGTGTCAACCATGTCACCAAGATTCTGGAGAAATTCCCAAGTGTGGAACAGGTTCAGGTATCTTTAGCTGATTCCAAGGCCACTTTTACCTGGGAACCCAGTCAGGTCAACCTAGAGGATGTTCAAAAGGAGATTGAGGAAGGCGGTTATTCCTTAGAACCCCTTGCAGTTGAACTTGAACCGGAAGACCCAGACGATTTAGAGCAGATAAAGCCAGGCAACTCTGCGAGGGATGATGAACACAAGGAGTCTGTGGAGACTAAGGGTGAGTCTTCGATTATAGATCCAAAGCTGCAGTTTAGAATAACGGGCATGACTTGTGCGAATTGTGCTTTAACTATTGAAAAGGGTCTGCGGAATTTACCAGGGGTAAAATCAGCAGCTGTCAATTTTGCCTCGGAAAAGCTCACTGTAGAAGCGGATCCTAAGGTGTTTAAAGACGAGGATCTTTTGGCCAAGATCAAAGATCTGGGGTATAGTGCTCAAAGTGCAGATGAAGGGAAACAACAATTTAAAGTAAGTGGTATGACCTGTGCCAACTGCGCCTTGGCAATCGAAAAAAAACTCAAGGGTACCAGTGGTGTTTACAGTGTGGCTGTCAACTTGGCAAGTGAAACAGTGACGGTAGAGTTCGATTCCAGTGCAGTAACTTTGCAAGAAATTTTTGCCCAGGTAAGAGATGCTGGATATACGCCTATTGAGAATCCGGATGAGAATCAAGATGATCGCACTGCCCTCAGGCAGCGTAATTGGCTCTTTTTCAGTGCAATCCTTTCCCTGCCCATTATGCCCCTCATGTTTTTGCCAATGTCCAGACCAATCATGTATACCATGCTCATCTTGGCGACAATAGTTCAGTTTACTGCCGGTTGGACATTTTATCGGGGAGCATACCATGCCTTAAAGAATCGCTCAGCTAATATGGATGTCTTGGTGGCGCTTGGGATTACTGCTGCCTACGGATATAGTTTGATGACCACCATTCATATGTTTATCCCGGCTGTTTTTTTCGAAGGCCCCAACTTTTTTGATACTTCGGCTTTGTTAATTACTTTTGTTCGCTTTGGAAAGTATCTTGAAGCGAAAGCTAAGGGCAGGGCAGGGCAGGCTCTGAAGAAACTTCTGGAGCTCCAGGCAGATAAAGCCCATTTATGGGTGGATGGCGTGGTTAAAGAAGTGTCGGCTTCGGATTTAAAAATCGGGGATATCACATTAGTGAAATCCGGAGAAAGAATACCCCTTGATGGTGAAATAATTGAGGGCCAAGCAAGTATTGATGAGTCAATGCTGACCGGGGAATCTATTCCCATTGACAAAAGTGTTGGAGACCAAGTGATTGGGGCAACAATTAATCGTTCGGGAAGTATTAAAGTTAGAACCACTAAAACAGGTAAAGACACGGTTCTTTCCGGAATTATTAGAATGGTAGAAGATGCCCAAGGGGTTAAGCCACCGATTCAGAGGCTGGCGGATGTTATTTCAAACTACTTTGTCCCGACTGTGGTTGGCTTATCACTCCTTACCTTTGTTATTTGGTATGTGATTTTCCAGAGTACCTTTGTCTTTGCCTTTACCGCTGCCATAGCTGTCTTAGTTATTGCTTGCCCCTGCGCTTTAGGTCTGGCAACTCCTACAGCTATTATGGTTGGAAGCGGAGTAGGATTAAATCGAGGTATCTTGTTCAAAACAGCGGCAGTTCTCGAAGGAATCGCCAAGCTGCAGGCTATTGGTTTTGATAAAACGGGAACCTTAACTAAGGGTACTCCGGAAGTAACGGATATTGTGGCCTATGGGGATTTTACAGAGAAAGATATTCTTAGGATTGCAGCTGCCGGTGAAAATCCTTCCATTCATCCCTTGGCTCAGGCGGTTGTGGCCAAGAGTAAGCTTGAGGAACTGAAAATTGAAAATGTCGAGAACTATCGGGAAGAGGCAGGCTATGGAGTAACTTGTTCATACCAAGGGAAAACCTTATTGATTGGGAATATTAAATTGATGGATTTACAAGGTGTGGATATTGGCGAATCGGAGCAAGACTTTAGGCGTCTGGCGGAATCCGGCCGAACCACAAGCTTTATTGCCCTTGATGGTAAAGTTATAGGTCTTATAGCTTTGGCCGATGTCATTAAAGAAAGCACTATTGAAGCTATTAAGCGTTTGCACAACTTAGGTTTAAAGACCTTTATGATTACCGGTGACAATAAAAAAGTGGCTAACGTGGTTGGTGAACAGGTGGGGATCGATGAAGTTATTGCTGAAATTTTGCCCCAAGATAAGATTAGTATTATTAAGAAATATCAGGATCAGGGTTATAAAGTGGCCATGGTGGGGGATGGGATTAATGACGCTCCAGCCCTTGCTCAAGCCGATATCGGAATTGCCATTGGCTCTGGAACTGATGTTGCCAAGGAAACTGGGGATGTAGTCTTAGTCCGCAATGACCTGCTGGATGTGGAGAGAGCAATTCGTTTAGGGCGAAAAACTCTGGGCAAGATAAAGCAAAACCTTTTCTGGGCTTTAATCTACAATGTCATCGGGATTCCCATTGCCGCAGGTGTCCTTTATCCGATTACCGGTGAGCTTCTGCCACCTGAATGGGCTGGACTGGCAATGGCCTTTTCCTCGGTTTCAGTAGTGACAAGTTCTATTCTTTTAAGACGATTTGATCGTCAACTTGAGGGTTAG
- the trhA gene encoding PAQR family membrane homeostasis protein TrhA gives MFLKMKEPVNTWTHFVLFMAAIVGLVFLIILSKNNISKLITMTVYGVSMILLYGASSLYHWVRTTPQKELLLKKVDHIAIYLLIAGSYTPVFYYGLEGAWRWAMLSVVWALAFIGMLLKIWFIHAPRYVSSAFYVSLGWIALIPFLQLVKNLPMGAIILMAVGGVTYTVGAIIYATKIFDFFPKRFGFHEIFHIFIGAGSIVHYIMILIYIMPMAE, from the coding sequence ATGTTTTTAAAGATGAAGGAACCGGTAAACACCTGGACACATTTTGTATTGTTTATGGCTGCAATCGTGGGACTGGTGTTTCTTATTATCCTAAGTAAAAATAATATCTCAAAGCTCATTACAATGACGGTATATGGAGTTAGTATGATCTTGCTTTATGGTGCCAGCTCACTTTACCATTGGGTAAGAACAACTCCTCAGAAAGAACTTCTCCTTAAAAAGGTGGATCATATAGCGATTTATTTATTAATTGCCGGTTCCTATACACCAGTATTTTATTATGGTTTGGAAGGGGCATGGCGTTGGGCGATGCTAAGTGTGGTTTGGGCTCTGGCGTTCATAGGGATGCTATTGAAAATTTGGTTTATTCATGCTCCTCGCTATGTATCTTCAGCTTTTTATGTGTCACTGGGCTGGATAGCTTTAATTCCTTTCCTGCAGCTTGTTAAGAATCTGCCTATGGGTGCAATTATTCTCATGGCGGTCGGTGGTGTCACCTATACCGTTGGGGCCATTATATATGCAACTAAGATTTTTGATTTCTTTCCGAAACGTTTCGGTTTCCATGAGATATTTCATATATTCATTGGGGCGGGAAGTATTGTTCATTACATAATGATTTTGATCTATATTATGCCTATGGCTGAGTAG
- the fdnG gene encoding formate dehydrogenase-N subunit alpha: MDVSRRNFLKLSGLSIAALAAGLGFDPAVAEAKGYVLKLEGSKKIPSICHFCSGGCGMLLYVKDGKLIHLEGDPDHPTNEGTLCPKAASLLSVANSPDRVIRPRRRAPGADHWEEISWEEALDIVAKKTKEVRDASWKAADEIVNAKTGLPESLLVNRAEGIAFLGSAEVDNEESYLISKFSRLIGTPYNEHQARIUHAPTVASLSPSFGRGAMTNSWSDLKNSEVFLIAGSNCAENHPIAMKWINRAKEKGAKIIVVDPRFTRTAAKADIFAQIRPGTDIAYLGAIINYIINQKLYDEKYVLNYTNALMMVSKDYKLEDGIFSGYNEKTRKYATTSWAYQLGPDNKPLKAESLEDPDCVFAKLKVHYARYTFATAENISGIPAAKIKEIAEAFCKGKPGSILYALGMTQHTTGVQGIRAYAIIQLLLGNIGKAGGGINALRGEPNVQGSTDMANLVSNLPGYLPYPINTDKTLRDYLVRNGSFYEKHLVALLKAWYGANATKENNYGFNYLPKTNPSVNATMVKIFEMMNKGQFKLLFNVGSNSLVSIPDRKLVRSGLAKLDMLVVSDLFEIETAQFWREPGVNPGDIKTEVIMFPAAFVYEKAGSMSNSSRWIQWKEAAIKPLGESKPDLDLLDHLFKKIRKLYEGSTDVKDAPILKARWDYGEGEPSALKVLQELSGYDETTGKLLPTIGDYLKAPIGTASTGCWIYAGVTGNGNLAARRKNDDPTGLGLFRDWSFAWPGNVRILYNRASCDEAGRPVDAKRQLIWWDSAAEVWAGNDGADVVDKTKGPNTPEGKQSFRMNPEGVGRLFAATYMSGLPVAPPTDGLPPIGIRPGGLCVDGPMPEYYEPTESPTTNILHPKVSISPVALVVSTQLGKSEEYPHVLTTYGVVEHFCAGGITRNIPWLNEIMPEPFAEISKNLGEKIGVKEGDMVEVASARGKITVRALVTDRLQTYKVNGKDTETIGMPWSWGFASLSPGPSTNELTIAALDPGAGTPEYKVCLVKIRRA, encoded by the coding sequence ATGGATGTTTCGCGTCGGAATTTCTTGAAACTTTCTGGGCTTTCCATCGCTGCTTTGGCAGCTGGTTTAGGGTTTGACCCTGCAGTAGCTGAGGCCAAGGGATATGTATTGAAGCTGGAGGGAAGTAAAAAGATTCCTAGTATTTGTCACTTCTGCTCTGGTGGCTGTGGGATGCTCTTATATGTCAAAGATGGTAAGCTTATTCATCTTGAAGGTGATCCCGATCATCCAACCAATGAAGGGACTCTATGTCCAAAAGCTGCAAGTTTACTCAGTGTTGCCAATTCGCCGGATCGTGTGATCAGGCCAAGACGGCGGGCTCCCGGGGCCGATCATTGGGAAGAAATTTCCTGGGAAGAAGCCTTGGACATTGTGGCCAAGAAAACTAAAGAAGTCAGGGATGCCAGCTGGAAAGCTGCCGATGAGATTGTGAATGCTAAAACCGGACTACCGGAGAGCTTATTAGTAAACCGTGCAGAGGGAATCGCCTTTTTGGGATCAGCGGAAGTTGATAATGAAGAGTCATATCTAATTTCAAAATTCAGTCGCTTGATCGGCACTCCATATAATGAACATCAGGCCCGGATCTGACACGCTCCCACGGTGGCAAGTTTGTCACCTTCATTTGGGCGTGGTGCCATGACGAATTCCTGGTCTGATCTGAAAAATTCTGAAGTCTTTTTAATTGCTGGCAGTAACTGTGCCGAAAACCATCCTATTGCCATGAAGTGGATAAATCGGGCTAAAGAAAAGGGTGCGAAAATAATCGTCGTCGATCCACGCTTTACACGGACAGCTGCTAAAGCTGATATCTTCGCTCAAATTCGTCCGGGAACGGATATCGCCTATCTCGGCGCAATTATAAATTATATTATTAATCAGAAATTGTACGATGAGAAGTATGTGTTAAATTACACCAATGCTCTGATGATGGTCAGCAAAGATTATAAGTTAGAAGATGGTATCTTCTCCGGTTATAACGAGAAGACCAGAAAATATGCAACCACCAGCTGGGCTTATCAACTTGGGCCGGATAATAAGCCTCTGAAAGCTGAAAGTCTGGAGGATCCTGATTGCGTATTTGCCAAGCTTAAAGTCCACTATGCAAGATATACCTTTGCAACAGCGGAAAACATTTCCGGAATTCCTGCTGCCAAAATCAAGGAAATTGCTGAGGCCTTCTGTAAAGGAAAACCAGGAAGCATTCTCTATGCTCTGGGAATGACTCAACATACTACCGGCGTACAAGGAATTCGAGCGTACGCTATTATCCAACTGTTATTGGGTAACATCGGAAAAGCCGGCGGCGGCATCAATGCTTTACGAGGAGAGCCCAATGTTCAGGGCTCGACGGATATGGCCAACCTGGTCAGTAACTTGCCGGGCTATTTGCCCTACCCGATTAATACAGATAAGACCTTGCGGGATTATCTGGTGCGCAATGGCTCATTTTATGAGAAACATCTGGTTGCCCTGCTTAAAGCTTGGTATGGTGCCAACGCCACTAAAGAAAACAATTATGGATTTAACTATTTACCCAAGACCAATCCTTCAGTGAATGCAACCATGGTCAAAATCTTTGAGATGATGAATAAAGGACAGTTTAAGCTTCTCTTCAATGTTGGCTCTAACTCTCTCGTTTCTATTCCGGATCGCAAGTTAGTCCGTTCGGGTTTAGCTAAACTTGATATGCTCGTGGTATCTGACCTTTTCGAGATTGAGACAGCCCAGTTTTGGCGTGAACCCGGGGTGAACCCGGGGGATATTAAGACTGAAGTTATCATGTTCCCTGCAGCCTTTGTTTATGAGAAAGCAGGAAGTATGTCCAATTCCTCCCGCTGGATTCAGTGGAAAGAGGCGGCGATTAAGCCCCTCGGGGAATCAAAACCGGATCTCGATCTGCTGGATCACCTTTTCAAGAAAATCAGAAAGTTATATGAAGGCAGCACGGATGTCAAGGATGCCCCAATACTCAAGGCCCGTTGGGATTATGGTGAGGGAGAGCCCAGCGCTCTGAAAGTGCTTCAAGAGTTGAGCGGTTATGACGAGACCACCGGAAAACTGCTGCCCACAATTGGGGATTATCTTAAGGCACCAATCGGGACAGCTTCTACAGGCTGTTGGATTTACGCCGGCGTGACAGGGAATGGAAATCTGGCTGCCCGCCGTAAAAATGACGATCCTACAGGATTAGGATTGTTCAGAGACTGGAGTTTTGCTTGGCCTGGAAATGTCCGGATTCTCTATAACCGAGCTTCCTGTGATGAAGCAGGACGACCGGTTGACGCTAAACGTCAGCTTATTTGGTGGGATAGTGCGGCTGAGGTCTGGGCAGGAAACGATGGAGCAGATGTTGTCGATAAAACAAAGGGTCCGAATACACCGGAAGGGAAGCAAAGTTTCCGCATGAATCCCGAGGGGGTAGGCAGGCTATTTGCTGCCACTTATATGAGCGGGTTACCCGTAGCCCCCCCTACAGACGGTTTGCCACCCATCGGGATTCGTCCCGGAGGTCTCTGCGTAGACGGCCCCATGCCGGAATACTACGAACCCACGGAAAGCCCTACGACAAACATCTTACATCCTAAGGTTTCCATCAGCCCAGTGGCTCTGGTTGTCTCAACTCAGCTGGGTAAGTCGGAAGAGTATCCCCATGTGCTGACCACTTACGGAGTGGTGGAGCATTTCTGCGCCGGTGGGATTACCCGCAATATTCCTTGGTTGAATGAAATCATGCCGGAACCCTTTGCTGAGATCAGTAAAAACCTAGGGGAAAAGATTGGAGTTAAAGAAGGGGATATGGTCGAAGTTGCTTCAGCTCGGGGCAAAATCACTGTGCGGGCCTTAGTTACTGATCGCCTGCAGACCTACAAAGTTAACGGAAAAGACACCGAAACCATCGGAATGCCCTGGAGCTGGGGTTTTGCCTCCTTAAGTCCCGGTCCCAGTACCAATGAACTGACCATCGCAGCATTAGATCCTGGAGCCGGTACTCCGGAGTATAAGGTTTGCCTGGTCAAGATAAGGAGGGCATAG
- a CDS encoding CopZ family metallochaperone — MSQTILKVEGMTCNHCKMRAEKALQAVSGVESVKVDLAAKEAVVTGEAKRENLVKAIVDAGYTVVE, encoded by the coding sequence ATGAGTCAAACTATTCTAAAGGTTGAAGGGATGACCTGCAACCACTGTAAAATGAGAGCAGAAAAAGCTTTACAGGCAGTGAGTGGTGTAGAAAGCGTAAAAGTTGATCTTGCGGCTAAGGAAGCGGTTGTAACTGGTGAGGCTAAGCGCGAGAATTTGGTTAAAGCAATCGTAGATGCTGGGTATACTGTCGTTGAATAA